CGGTACGCCGGTGCGGGCGGCCAGGGTGAGGGCCAGCCGGGCGGCGGTCGCCGACACGACGGCGGCGAGCGCGCCCCTGGCCCACGAGTCGCCGTACGCCTGTGCGAGCACGGCCACCTGGGCCAGCAGCACGAACAGGAGGGCGAGCACACCGAACGGGCCGATGTCCGACTGCTTCATGACGCGCAGCGCGTCCTCGGCGGGCTTGCCGCTGCCCAGCCCGTCGGCGGTGTCCGCGAGCCCGTCGAGATGCAGCCCCCGGGTGAGGACGGCGGGCACGGCGGCCGTGGCGACGGCGGCGAGCAGCGCACCGGAGCCCAGGAACAGAAGCGTCAGCCCGGCCCCGGCGGCACACACTCCGACGGCCAGACCGGCCACCGGCGCGCACAGCATGCCGCCGCGCGCCGCGTCCCGGTCCCAGCGGGTCACCGGCACCGGCAGCACGGTCAGCGTGCCGAAGGCGAACCGGAGCCCGTCGAGACGGGCGAGCGGGGCTGAAGGTGTGGGCGGAGGCGTGGACACCGGCGCAGAGTACCCGGCGGGGGGGCAGGCGGCCCAGGGCAGGGCAAGGCGGTTCGGGCGGCGAACGAGCAGCCCTTGACATCGGATAAATGGATAAAGTTCATATATGGGTCATTGGCTGGAGCGGAACATCGTCGAGCCGGGCAAGCTGCCGCTGCTCCTGGCGCTCGCCGCCTTCGTACTGACGTTCCTCATCACCCGCGTCGTCACCCGGATGATCCGCGCGGGCAAGGGGCCGTTCGGCAACGTCAAGGCGGGCGGGATGCACATCCATCACGTCGTCCCCGGTGTCGTGCTGACCGTCGTGGGCGGGTTCGGGGCCGTGGCCAGCGGGCAGAGCGGGTTCGGTGCGGGGCTGTGCGCGGTGCTGTTCGGGATGGGCGCCGGCCTGGTGCTCGACGAGTTCGCGCTGATCCTGCACCTCGACGACGTCTACTGGACCGAGGCCGGCCGGCAGAGCGTCGAGGTGGTGGTGCTGACGGCGGCCCTGGTCGGCCTGGTCCTCCTGGGCTTCCTGCCCTTCGGGGTGAACGACCTCAGCGACGAGGACATCCAGAACCGGGGCGGGGCCATGCTCAGCGTCGGCGTCAACTTCCTCTTCTCCCTCCTCGCCCTGAGCAAGGGCAAGGCCCGCACGGCGATCTTCGGCGTGATCGTCCCCTTCGTCGCGCTCTTCGGCGCCCTCCGCCTGGCCCGCCCCGGTTCCGCCTGGGCGAAACGCTTCTACGGCCGCCGCCCGCGCGCCCGTTCCCGCTCGGTCCTGCGCGCCTACCGTCACGACCGCCGCTGGGCCGGCCCCCGGCGCCGCGTCCAGGACCTGCTGGGCGGCAAGCCCGACCCCCAGCCGGCCCGCGCCCCCGCCCTGCGCCCGTGACGCGTCGCCGAGACACCGCACAGGACGAGTACGGCCACGATCGCGGCCAGATGTTCCTTGCCCGCGAGGTTGTCCTTCAGGACCACCTCCACCACCATCGCGACGATCACCGCACAGGCGGTCACGTACGCCCGGTGGCGCCACCCCAGGAACACGGCGAGGCCCACCACGGCCGCCGACGGGCCGGTGTCCACGACATGCGCGTCCGTGCCGGGCAGCCCGAGGAGGCCGGCCGGGCCCAGGGCGATGCCCACGCGCGCGTAGAGCGTGCCGGCGAGGGTGGCGACGTACGCGATGACGAGGGTGCGCCACCGGCCGAGGCAGATCTCGGCGAGGCCGAAGACGACCAGGAGCTGCGCGAGGGCGCCCCAGACCGGCAGGTCGGGGGCGGGCACGAAGAGGGACAGCGGGGTGCGCAGCAGGGCGAGCCAGAGGGGGTCCCCGGCACGGACGGCGCCGACGTCCTGGACGAAGCGGTGGCCCCAGGACTGGTTCTGCGTGAACTGGACGAGCGCGGTCAGGCACACGACGCCGAGCGTCATGGGCACCGCCCGCCACCGCCGCGTGAGCAGGGGCCCGCGTACGGCGTCGTACAGCCGCCCCCATTCGGCGCGGGCCCGGCGGGCGGCCGTGCTCATCGCCCGGCCCTCATCCGTGCGTGCCCGTCCACGTGCTCATCTCTTCGACTCCAGGTGTCTGCGGTGCAGCCACTTCGGCAGTCCCGGCGCCTCCAGGAAGCCCTCCGCGCGCGCCGCGGCGATGCCGATGCGCGGCAGGTCCGCGCTCTTCTCGAAGAGCAGGAACCGGGGCTCCCAGATGGGCCGGTACTTCGCGTTGGCGCGGTACAGCGACTCGATCTGCCACCAGCGGGAGAAGAAGCTGAGCAGTGAACGCCACAGCCTCAGTACCGGCCCCGCGCCGATGCGCCCGCCACGTTCGAAGACGGAACGGAACATCGCGAAGTTGAGTGAGACCTGAGTGATCCCGATCTCCTGGGCGCGCCGGAGAAGTTCGATCACCATGAACTCCATGAGCCCGTTGTCGGAGTCACGGTCGCGCCGCATGAGGTCGAGCGAGAGCCCGTGCGGCCCCCAGGGCACGAAGGAGAGCACCGCTCTCAGCCGGCCGTCACCGTCGGCGCATTCGAGCATCACGCACTGCCCGTCGTCCGGGTCGCCGAGCCGCCCGAGCGCCATGCTGAACCCGCGCTCGGTGGCGCCGTCCCGCCAGTCGTCGGCGTGCTGGAGGAGGGACGCCATCTCGTCGGCCGGAATGTCCGCGTGGCGCCGGATGCGTACGGTGTACCCGGCCCGCCCGACCCGGTTGTAGGCCTGCCGGACGGTCCGCATGGCCCGCCCCTCCAGCGTGAACTCGGCGGTCTCGACGATGGCCTCGTCACCGAGTTCGAGGGCGTCCAGACCGTGCCGCGCGTACACCGTGCCGGCCTCCTCGCCCGCCCCCATCACCGCCGGGATCCAGCCGTGGGCGCGGGCCTCGGCGAGCCACGGTTCGATGGCGCCGGGCCAGGCCTCCGGGTCGCCGATCGGGTCACCGGCGGCCAGGGAGACCCCGCCCAGGGCGCGGTAGGCGACGGCGGCCTTGCCGGTGGGGGACCAGACGACGCTCTTCTCGCGGCGCAGGGCGAAGTAGCCGAGGGAGTCGCGGTCGCCGTGCCGGTCGAGAAGGGCGCGCAGCCGGGCCTCGTCGTCCTCGGTGAGCGGGTCGACGGCACGGCGGGAGCGGAAGGCGGCGTAGAAGACGGCGAGGATCAGCACCGTACTGATGACGTTGATGGTGACGTCGACCCAGTTCGGTGTGGAGATACCCGCGAAGCCCGTGTCGTCGGCGGCGACGGAGATCAGCCGCATCGTGCCGTAGTTCCAGCGCTCCAGGAACGTCGAACGGTGGCTGTCGTGCGCCTGGTTGGCGGCGGTGACGAGCAGCGCGGCGAGGAGCGAGGAGACGAGCAGGCCGCCGACCGCGACGGCGGCGGCGAGCCGCGCGTTGGACCGGTCGCCCTTGGCGTAGAACTCGCGCCGCCCGACGAGGAGCGCGGCGACGAAGGCGGCCGTGAGGACGAGCGAGATCCAGTTCTGCGCGTGCTGCCGGATCTCCGCGAAGAACATGGCGAAGGCGAACAGCAGCAGGAACAGGGAACCGATCACCACGTTCAGGATCCAGGCGGCCCGTTTGCGGCGCCGCATGGTGATCGCCAGGAACATCGTGAACACACCGGAGGCGAAGCCGGCGGTCAGCAGGTACGGCGTGAAGAAGTTCTCCTCGTTGTGCCGCCGTACGTCGTTGCCGAAGGAGACCCACACCGCGCTGAGGAGATTGACGAAGGTGACGACCCGCAGGTACCAGACGGCGAACGCGGCGGCCCGCCGTGAGGCGCTGGTGCTGGCACTTCGCTGGACGTTCGGCGTGAGCCGGTCATCTCCCATGGAGAGTGATCATATGGGGCATGTTGAGCGACATGCCCCATATGTCCTCACGTCCTCATGTCCGCCGGCGGTCAGAGAGCCTCCGACTCCTCCGGCTCCTTCGCGTCCTCCGCCTCGGGTGCCTCGGCGGCCACAGGCGCCTCCGGCAGTTCCGCCGCCAGGGCCGCCGCGGCCTGCACCAGCGGCAGGGCCAGCAGCGCCCCGGCCCCCTCGCCCACGGTCACCCCGTGGTCGAGCAGCGGCTCCAGCGCCATCCGGTCCAGGGCCTTCGCCTGCGCCGGCTCCCCGCTGTTGTGCCCGGCGAGCCACCAGTCCGGCGCCCGGAAGGCGATCCGCTGCCCGACCAGCGCGCAGGCGGCCGACACCACGCCGTCCAGGATCACCGGCATCTTGCGCACCGCGCTCTGCAGCAGGAACCCGGTCGTCGCGGCGAGGTCGGCGCCGCCCACCGTCGCCAGCAGCTGCAACTGGTCCCCGAGCACCGGCCGGGCCCGCCGCAGCGCGTCCCGGATCGCGGCGCACTTGCGCATCCACGCCAGGTCGTCGATCGGCAGCCCGCCCCGCCCGGTCACCACGGACGCGTCCGTCCCGCACAACGCCGCCACCAGCACCGACGCGGCCGTGGTGCCGCCCACGCTCACATCGCCGAGCACCACCAGATCCGTACCGGAGTCGGCTTCCTCGTCGGCCACGGCGACCCCCGCCAGGAAGGCCGCCTCCGCCTCCTCAAGGGTCAGCGCGTCCTCGACGTCGATCCGCCCGCTGCCGCGCCGGGCCCGGTGCCCCGCGACCTCGTCGGGCAGCGCGTCCGGCTCGCAGTCCAGCGACATGTCGACGACACGCACCGGCACACCGAGCCGCCGCGCGAGCACGGCGACGGGGCTGGAGCCGTCCAGGACGGCCCGTACGGACCGCTCGGCACTGCCGGCGGGGCGCGCCGACACACCCTGTCCGGCGATCCCGTGATCCCCCGCGAACAGCACGACACGCGGCCGTTCCACCGCCCGGACCGGTACGGAGGACTGCGCCGCCGCCAGCCACTCACCCAGGTCGTCGAGTCGTCCGAGCGACCCGGGCGGCACGATCCGGCGCTCCCTGTGCGCCTCCGCGTCGCGGCGCACACCGCCGTCGGGGCGCTCGATCAGATCGGAGAAGTCGTCGAGATTAAGCGAGCTCATTCGCCGAACAGTACCGGCAGCGATCGAACAGGGCGCCGTCACGTTGGAGCCATGTCATTGCGCCCGGGATCGCCATCCCCTACGTAACGTTTTGAGACGTAATGTCGCACGGCGCCCCAGCGCACCGCATCGGTGCACCGCTTCGGTGCACCGCCTCAGCAGGAGCCGCCCATGTCCCCCGCCCCCAAGGCGACCGCCCCGCAGGAGACCGGGACCGACGGGTTCCACGAACCGCGCCGCGAGGACTGCCCCTGGTGCGGTTCCCGGCGGTTGCGCACCCGCCTGCGGACGTCGGACCTCAGGCGGCGCCGGCCGGGCACGTTCGTCGTCGACGAGTGCCGCGACTGCGCCCACGCCTTCCAGAACCCGCGCCTCACCGCCGAGGGCCTCGCCCTCCACCACCAGGACCTGCCAGAGGCCCCCCACCCGGTCGCGCCCCGCCGCCACCGCGCCGCGGCCCGGGCGATGCTCCCCTTCCCGGAGCCGGAGAGCTGGCTCGACGTGGGGACGGGCGAGGGAGCCTTCCCGGCCGCGGCGAAGCGCTATTTCCCGTACACGGCCTTCGACGGCGTGGACACCACCCGCCGCGTCCAGAAGGCCCGCGCCTCCGGCCACATCGAGGAGGCCTACCGGGGCCGCCTCACGGACGAGAAGATCGTCAACCGCCTGCAGGCCCGCTACGACGTCGTCAGCATGTTCCACCACCTGGAACACACCCCGGACCCCCGCGCGGAACTCCGCGCCGCCCTCAGGGTCCTGCGCCCCGGCGGCCACCTCCTGATCGAGGTCCCGGACCCGCACTGCGCGTTCGGCACCCTGCTGGGCAAGTGGTGGCCCTGGTACGCCCAGCCCCGCCACCTCCACCTGATGCCGCCGGCCAACCTGGTGGCGGAACTGGAGTCCCAGCACTGCACGGTCGTCGCCACCGACCGCCGGGAACCCCACATCCCCTACGACCTGACAGGCACCCTCTCCCTGGCCGTCACCCGCGCCCTCCCGGCCCGCCGCACGCTCCTGCTCCGGGCGGCGACCCCGTTGCCGGCGGTGGCCACGGCCCTGGACCACACCCTGGCCCCACTCCTGCGCCGCACCCGCTTCGCGAACACGTACCGGATCATCGCGAGAAGGGGCGCCGCCGACTGACCGGCGCTCACCCCCGCAGCACAACCGCCTGCCCGGCCACCACCAGCAGCACGTGCTCGCACTCCGCCCCGAACAACGAGTTCAGCCGCCCGAGCTCGTCCCGGTACCGCCGTCCCGAAGCGGTGGCCGGCACGATCCCCGAGCCCACCTCGTTCGACACGGCCACGACGGTCCGCCGCGTCGAGCGGACCGCCGCCGTCAGCTCCCGTACCCGCCGCCGCAGCTCCCGCTCCCCGCCCCCCGCCCACTCCGCGTCGTCCCACGCCCCCACCTGGTCCATCGCGTCCGTCAGCCACAGCGACAGACAGTCGACGAGCAGCGGCGACCCCTCGTCCTCCAGCAGCGGTACGAGGTCACAGGTCTCGGCGGTACGCCACGACCCCGGCCGCCGCTCCCGGTGCGCGTGCACCCGCGCCGCCCACTCCCCGTCCCCGTTGCGCGTCCCGCCCGTGGCCACGTACAGCACGTCCGGGAACGCCTCCAGCCGCCGCTCCGCCTCCACCGACTTCCCCGACCGGGCCCCGCCCAGCACCAGGGTCCGCCGGGGCACGTCCGGTACGTCTTCGTAGACCCCGACTGTCAGCGTCGTACCGTCCGCCACCGCCCGCGCGCCCGCCGCCGCGAGCCGGCGCCGCAACTCGGCACCCGGCGGCACGTCGTGGTCCAGATGAACGGCGACGACATCCGTGGCCGGCCCGAGCGCGCCCACCGCCCGCAGCCGGGCCAGGGCCTCCGGCCGCCCGACGACGTCCGCGAGGACCATGTCGTACGAGGGACCGTTCCCGTCGAGCCCGGCCGGAGCCGCGCCCGGCGGCAGGTACAGCAGGCGCTGCCCGTCGGGACCGGTCACCGCGTACCCCGTACCCGGCGCGTCCATCGGGACCGCGCGCACCCGGTGCCCGGTCAGCAGCGCCAACTCCCGCCCGTCCGGCACCCGTCCGGGCTGCGGAAGCCCCGCCGGCACCTCGACGGCGGGTCCGTCGTGCGGATGCGACAGCAGCACCTGCCGTACACCGCCCAGCGAGTGCCCGGCGCGCGCCGCCGCGAGTACGGCGCCGGGGGTGAGGTCGAGCAGCAGCGTGCCGTCCACGAGCAGCGCGGTGGCCGCCCGCGCGTGCACACCGAGCGCGCCGGTGCAGGCCGCGCACGCACAGTCGGGGCGGGGCAGACCCGCGGGGGCACCGGTACCGAGCAGAGTGAGTTCCACGAAGCTGATTTTCGCGTGTCCCCGCAGGTCTTGCGCGTCCGGCTAGGCTCGGGGGCAGGAGCCGGATCAAGATCCGGCTCCTGGTCTGCAGCGGTTCATATCTTGGAGGCGTACATGGCGGCATGGACGTGGCGGTTCGAGAAGACCGACGGGTCGGAGGTCCAGCCCGCGCTGGAGCCCGAGGAGTTCACGACGCAGGGGGACGCCGAGTCCTGGATCGGTGAGTACTGGAAAGAACTTCTCGCAGGCGGTGCGGACCAGGTACGGCTGTTCGAGGACACCACGGAGATCTACGGCCCGATGAGCCTGAAGGACGCCGAGGACGCGTAGCGGTACTGAAGGGGCGCCCCTGAAAGCGCCCCTTCAGGGGCGCTTTCAGGGGCGCGGGGCTGTGTCGAATCTGCGGCTCCGCCGCGGGGCGCGACCAGCCACGACGGACCCGCAGAGGAAGCACCGGGGTCATCAACCCCGAACCCCGCACAGGTGCAACAAAGCAGCCACTTGCCGATAGGGATCGGTCCGCCCGGCCCGTTCCTCCACAGCCAGGAGGGCGTCCATCTCGGCCTGGACAACCTCGACGGAGTCGTCCGCGGTGTCCGTGAACACCCGCACCCCGTACCACGCGTGCAGCGGCGCCCCGATCCCCGCGAGCGTCCCCGTCAGCGTGGACAGCCGGTCGGCACGCACATCGAGCCCGAGCCGGTTGGTGTAGGAGTCGGTGTCGAAGGCGCCCAACGCGCCCGCCCAGTCCCCGGCGAGCCCCGCCCGCATCGCCAGCGCGTCGCCGTTGCGCACCAGCAGCGACAGCAGCCCGCCCGGGGCCAGCATCCGGGCCAGCCCCGCCAGCAGGGCGTCCGGCAGTTCGACGTACATCAGTACGCCGTGACAGAGCACGACGTCGAAACTGCCCGGCAGGAAGTGCACCCCGGTGTCGCGGCCGTCGCTCTCCAGGAGCCGGACGCGATCACGGATGCCCTCCGGCTCGGCGGCCAGCGCCTCACGGGCCGCGCCGAGCATCCTCGGGTCCTTCTCGACACCGGTGACCTGATGGCCGGCCCGGGCCAGCCGCAGCGCCTGAGTGCCCTGGCCCATACCGACGTCGAGCACCCGCAGCCGCTGCCCGACCGGGAACCGCCCGGCTATCTGCTCGTCGAGCTGCCGGGCCACCAGTTCCTGCCGTACGACATTCCGCAGCCCGCCCAGCTTGTCCAGCCAGGCATCCGCCGCGCCCCCGGAGAACGACGTCGTGCTCAGGGCCGCTCTCCGCGCTTGACCTGCGGCTTCGGCAGCCGGAGGCGTCGCATCTGGAGGGAACGCATCAGCGCGTAGGCCACCGCGCCCTTCGTCCGCTCGTTCGGATGGCGCG
The DNA window shown above is from Streptomyces sp. NBC_01451 and carries:
- a CDS encoding class I SAM-dependent methyltransferase; translated protein: MSPAPKATAPQETGTDGFHEPRREDCPWCGSRRLRTRLRTSDLRRRRPGTFVVDECRDCAHAFQNPRLTAEGLALHHQDLPEAPHPVAPRRHRAAARAMLPFPEPESWLDVGTGEGAFPAAAKRYFPYTAFDGVDTTRRVQKARASGHIEEAYRGRLTDEKIVNRLQARYDVVSMFHHLEHTPDPRAELRAALRVLRPGGHLLIEVPDPHCAFGTLLGKWWPWYAQPRHLHLMPPANLVAELESQHCTVVATDRREPHIPYDLTGTLSLAVTRALPARRTLLLRAATPLPAVATALDHTLAPLLRRTRFANTYRIIARRGAAD
- a CDS encoding adenosylcobinamide-GDP ribazoletransferase produces the protein MSTPPPTPSAPLARLDGLRFAFGTLTVLPVPVTRWDRDAARGGMLCAPVAGLAVGVCAAGAGLTLLFLGSGALLAAVATAAVPAVLTRGLHLDGLADTADGLGSGKPAEDALRVMKQSDIGPFGVLALLFVLLAQVAVLAQAYGDSWARGALAAVVSATAARLALTLAARTGVPPARPDGLGAAVAGTVPVRSALLVAALVTLAAAGFGAFFGAFDIVRTAFAVIVACAAAERLLQHCTRRFGGITGDVFGGLAETAATAALVVLSLR
- a CDS encoding bifunctional adenosylcobinamide kinase/adenosylcobinamide-phosphate guanylyltransferase, with the protein product MELTLLGTGAPAGLPRPDCACAACTGALGVHARAATALLVDGTLLLDLTPGAVLAAARAGHSLGGVRQVLLSHPHDGPAVEVPAGLPQPGRVPDGRELALLTGHRVRAVPMDAPGTGYAVTGPDGQRLLYLPPGAAPAGLDGNGPSYDMVLADVVGRPEALARLRAVGALGPATDVVAVHLDHDVPPGAELRRRLAAAGARAVADGTTLTVGVYEDVPDVPRRTLVLGGARSGKSVEAERRLEAFPDVLYVATGGTRNGDGEWAARVHAHRERRPGSWRTAETCDLVPLLEDEGSPLLVDCLSLWLTDAMDQVGAWDDAEWAGGGERELRRRVRELTAAVRSTRRTVVAVSNEVGSGIVPATASGRRYRDELGRLNSLFGAECEHVLLVVAGQAVVLRG
- a CDS encoding class I SAM-dependent methyltransferase, with translation MARQLDEQIAGRFPVGQRLRVLDVGMGQGTQALRLARAGHQVTGVEKDPRMLGAAREALAAEPEGIRDRVRLLESDGRDTGVHFLPGSFDVVLCHGVLMYVELPDALLAGLARMLAPGGLLSLLVRNGDALAMRAGLAGDWAGALGAFDTDSYTNRLGLDVRADRLSTLTGTLAGIGAPLHAWYGVRVFTDTADDSVEVVQAEMDALLAVEERAGRTDPYRQVAALLHLCGVRG
- the cobT gene encoding nicotinate-nucleotide--dimethylbenzimidazole phosphoribosyltransferase, producing the protein MSSLNLDDFSDLIERPDGGVRRDAEAHRERRIVPPGSLGRLDDLGEWLAAAQSSVPVRAVERPRVVLFAGDHGIAGQGVSARPAGSAERSVRAVLDGSSPVAVLARRLGVPVRVVDMSLDCEPDALPDEVAGHRARRGSGRIDVEDALTLEEAEAAFLAGVAVADEEADSGTDLVVLGDVSVGGTTAASVLVAALCGTDASVVTGRGGLPIDDLAWMRKCAAIRDALRRARPVLGDQLQLLATVGGADLAATTGFLLQSAVRKMPVILDGVVSAACALVGQRIAFRAPDWWLAGHNSGEPAQAKALDRMALEPLLDHGVTVGEGAGALLALPLVQAAAALAAELPEAPVAAEAPEAEDAKEPEESEAL
- a CDS encoding phosphatidylglycerol lysyltransferase domain-containing protein, whose amino-acid sequence is MGDDRLTPNVQRSASTSASRRAAAFAVWYLRVVTFVNLLSAVWVSFGNDVRRHNEENFFTPYLLTAGFASGVFTMFLAITMRRRKRAAWILNVVIGSLFLLLFAFAMFFAEIRQHAQNWISLVLTAAFVAALLVGRREFYAKGDRSNARLAAAVAVGGLLVSSLLAALLVTAANQAHDSHRSTFLERWNYGTMRLISVAADDTGFAGISTPNWVDVTINVISTVLILAVFYAAFRSRRAVDPLTEDDEARLRALLDRHGDRDSLGYFALRREKSVVWSPTGKAAVAYRALGGVSLAAGDPIGDPEAWPGAIEPWLAEARAHGWIPAVMGAGEEAGTVYARHGLDALELGDEAIVETAEFTLEGRAMRTVRQAYNRVGRAGYTVRIRRHADIPADEMASLLQHADDWRDGATERGFSMALGRLGDPDDGQCVMLECADGDGRLRAVLSFVPWGPHGLSLDLMRRDRDSDNGLMEFMVIELLRRAQEIGITQVSLNFAMFRSVFERGGRIGAGPVLRLWRSLLSFFSRWWQIESLYRANAKYRPIWEPRFLLFEKSADLPRIGIAAARAEGFLEAPGLPKWLHRRHLESKR